Proteins encoded together in one Streptomyces sp. B1I3 window:
- the bcp gene encoding thioredoxin-dependent thiol peroxidase: MSERLQAGDTAPAFTLPDADGNEVSLADRKGRKVIVYFYPAALTPGCTKQACDFTDNLALLAGAGYDVIGVSPDKPEKLAKFREKEDLKVTLVGDPSKETLEAYGAYGEKKLYGKVVTGVIRSTIVVDEEGKVERALYNVKATGHVAKIIKDLGI, from the coding sequence ATGAGCGAGCGACTCCAGGCCGGCGACACCGCCCCCGCCTTCACCCTTCCGGACGCCGACGGCAACGAGGTGTCGCTCGCGGACCGCAAGGGCCGCAAGGTCATCGTCTACTTCTACCCCGCGGCACTTACCCCTGGTTGCACCAAGCAGGCCTGCGACTTCACCGACAACCTCGCGCTCCTCGCCGGCGCCGGATACGACGTCATCGGCGTGTCCCCCGACAAGCCGGAGAAGCTCGCGAAGTTCCGCGAGAAGGAGGACCTCAAGGTCACCCTGGTCGGCGACCCCTCCAAGGAGACGCTGGAGGCCTACGGCGCGTACGGGGAGAAGAAGCTCTACGGCAAAGTGGTGACAGGGGTCATCCGGTCCACGATCGTGGTCGACGAAGAGGGCAAGGTGGAGCGGGCCCTCTACAACGTCAAGGCGACCGGGCACGTAGCGAAGATCATCAAGGATCTCGGCATCTGA
- a CDS encoding multidrug efflux SMR transporter: protein MAWVLLLVAGLLEVAWSIGMKYTEGFTRLWPSVFTGLGIVASMVLLSQAAKTLPIGTAYGVWVGIGAAGAAVLGMVVLHEPVTAARIFFVCLLLVAVVGLKATSGH, encoded by the coding sequence GTGGCGTGGGTTCTGCTGTTGGTCGCCGGTCTGCTGGAAGTGGCCTGGTCGATCGGGATGAAGTACACCGAGGGGTTCACCCGGCTGTGGCCGAGTGTGTTCACCGGGCTCGGGATCGTAGCCAGCATGGTGCTGCTGTCGCAGGCGGCGAAGACGCTGCCGATCGGCACGGCGTACGGGGTGTGGGTCGGGATCGGTGCGGCGGGCGCGGCGGTACTGGGCATGGTGGTGCTGCACGAGCCGGTGACGGCGGCCCGGATCTTCTTCGTCTGTCTGCTGCTGGTGGCCGTGGTGGGGTTGAAGGCGACGTCCGGGCACTGA
- a CDS encoding DUF3618 domain-containing protein, whose amino-acid sequence MSDTRTPAQIEADIISRREQLAVVLDEIGVRMHPKTMIGDAKARVASTVDRTAGRAFVAVNRTVSDVRAQFVSEDGSPRLERVIPAALVVAGAVALLTVSVRSRKR is encoded by the coding sequence GTGTCGGATACCAGGACCCCTGCGCAGATCGAGGCGGACATCATCAGCAGGCGCGAGCAGCTTGCCGTGGTGCTGGACGAGATCGGGGTGCGGATGCACCCGAAGACGATGATCGGTGACGCGAAGGCCAGGGTGGCCTCGACGGTGGACCGGACGGCCGGGCGTGCGTTCGTGGCGGTGAACCGGACGGTGTCGGACGTGAGGGCGCAGTTCGTGTCGGAGGACGGTTCGCCGCGCCTGGAGCGGGTGATCCCCGCGGCGCTGGTGGTCGCGGGAGCGGTGGCGCTGCTGACGGTGTCGGTGCGGAGCAGGAAGCGCTGA
- a CDS encoding co-chaperone GroES translates to MSQNPDDKLPIRMLHDRVLVRSDTPEGERRSGGGILIPATAAVGRRLAWAAVVAVGQNVRTVEPGDRVLYDPEDRAEVEVRGVAYVLMRERDLHAVAADRFEGSVDSTGLYL, encoded by the coding sequence GTGAGCCAGAACCCCGACGACAAGCTGCCCATCCGCATGCTGCACGACCGTGTGCTGGTCCGGTCCGATACGCCGGAGGGTGAGCGGCGGTCGGGCGGCGGCATTCTGATTCCGGCGACGGCTGCGGTCGGCCGGCGTCTGGCGTGGGCCGCGGTGGTCGCGGTGGGTCAGAACGTGCGGACGGTCGAGCCGGGTGACCGGGTGCTGTACGACCCCGAGGACCGCGCGGAGGTCGAGGTGCGGGGCGTGGCCTACGTGCTGATGCGGGAGCGCGATCTGCACGCGGTGGCGGCGGACCGGTTCGAGGGGTCCGTGGACTCGACGGGCCTGTACCTGTAG
- the proP gene encoding glycine betaine/L-proline transporter ProP, whose amino-acid sequence MAASDPQQAADPDAVKRHPALFRAIRKRQNPRLRRTDITITDDQAVKRAVRAASLGNAMEWFDFGIYSYLAVTIGHVFFPSGNDTTQLLSSFATFAVAFLVRPLGGMFFGPMGDKIGRKKVLALTMILMAIGTFAIGLIPSHGTIGVWAAVLLIFFRMLQGFSTGGEYGGASTFIAEYAPDKRRGFFGSFLEFGTLAGYVGAAGLVTLLYALLDTGQMESWGWRIPFLVAGPLGLVGLYLRLRLDETPAFQKLEGGTTHATEAADHVESTAKGDLAKIFRQYWPTLLLCIALVGAYNIADYMLLSYMPTYLSDELGYSETHGLLILLAVMVFLMLVISRFGKLSDRFGRKPLLMAGMLGFLFLSLPAFLLIRQGSIPAITVGMLMLGLSLVCMLGTMSAALPALFPTNVRYGSLSVGYNLSASIFGGTTPLVITALISWSGSNLMPAYYAMAAALVGVIAVACMKETANKPLAGSPPSVETEEEAAELVHAQSPDPKF is encoded by the coding sequence ATGGCGGCCTCCGACCCCCAACAGGCGGCCGACCCGGACGCGGTCAAACGGCATCCTGCGCTCTTCCGTGCCATCAGGAAGCGGCAGAACCCCCGGCTCCGTCGGACGGACATCACGATCACCGACGACCAGGCGGTCAAGCGCGCGGTGAGGGCGGCCTCGCTCGGTAACGCCATGGAATGGTTCGACTTCGGTATCTACTCCTACCTGGCCGTCACCATCGGGCACGTCTTCTTCCCGTCGGGCAACGACACCACCCAGCTCCTCTCCTCGTTCGCGACCTTCGCCGTGGCCTTCCTCGTACGGCCACTCGGGGGAATGTTCTTCGGGCCCATGGGCGACAAGATCGGCCGGAAGAAGGTCCTCGCCCTCACCATGATCCTCATGGCGATCGGCACCTTCGCGATCGGCCTGATCCCCTCCCACGGCACGATCGGCGTCTGGGCCGCGGTCCTGCTCATCTTCTTCCGTATGCTGCAGGGCTTCTCCACCGGCGGTGAGTACGGCGGCGCCTCCACCTTCATCGCCGAGTACGCCCCCGACAAGCGCCGCGGCTTCTTCGGCAGCTTCCTCGAGTTCGGCACCCTCGCCGGATACGTCGGTGCCGCGGGGCTCGTCACCCTCCTGTACGCCCTGCTCGACACCGGCCAGATGGAGTCCTGGGGCTGGCGCATCCCGTTCCTCGTCGCCGGTCCCCTCGGCCTGGTCGGCCTCTACCTGCGACTGCGCCTGGACGAGACCCCCGCCTTCCAGAAGCTGGAGGGCGGCACCACCCACGCCACCGAGGCCGCCGACCACGTCGAGTCCACCGCCAAGGGCGACCTCGCCAAGATCTTCCGGCAGTACTGGCCGACGCTGCTCCTGTGCATCGCCCTGGTCGGCGCGTACAACATCGCCGACTACATGCTGCTGTCGTACATGCCCACGTACCTCTCCGACGAGCTCGGCTACAGCGAGACCCACGGTCTGCTCATCCTGCTCGCCGTCATGGTCTTCCTGATGCTGGTCATCAGCCGGTTCGGCAAGCTCTCCGACCGGTTCGGCCGCAAGCCGCTGCTGATGGCCGGGATGCTCGGCTTCCTGTTCCTGTCCCTGCCGGCCTTCCTCCTGATCCGCCAGGGCAGCATCCCGGCGATCACCGTCGGCATGCTGATGCTGGGCCTCTCGCTGGTCTGCATGCTGGGCACGATGTCCGCCGCCCTGCCCGCACTGTTCCCGACGAACGTCCGCTACGGATCCCTGTCGGTCGGCTACAACCTCTCGGCCTCGATCTTCGGCGGCACGACCCCGCTCGTGATCACGGCCCTGATCAGCTGGTCCGGCTCGAACCTCATGCCGGCGTACTACGCGATGGCGGCGGCCCTGGTCGGCGTGATCGCGGTGGCCTGCATGAAGGAGACCGCCAACAAGCCCCTCGCCGGCTCCCCGCCCTCGGTGGAGACGGAAGAAGAAGCAGCGGAACTGGTCCACGCCCAGAGCCCCGACCCGAAGTTCTGA